One genomic segment of Stigmatopora argus isolate UIUO_Sarg chromosome 18, RoL_Sarg_1.0, whole genome shotgun sequence includes these proteins:
- the ntn2 gene encoding netrin 2 — MREPWTYLLCMCLLACSASSHNSNNPFAGQQTPTDPCYDDAGAARRCIPEFINAAFGKEVTVSSTCGRPPSRSCSVVERGDDRPSVRACQICDAADPRRSHPASYLTDLNSAHNVTCWQSENLNTSPYNVTLTLSLGKKFEITYVSLQFCSPRPESLAIYKSMDYGKTWMPYQYYSSQCRRVYNRPNKAAITKQNEQEALCTDGHTDLYPLSGGLIAFSTLDGRPSGKDFDNSPVLQDWVTVTDIRVVFTRPQQSRELALPAGGNGGGGRDEDPLAVTSTLPAYFYAVGDFQVGGRCKCNGHGSRCLKDKEGKLVCDCKHNTEGPECDRCKPFHYDRPWQRASAREANECLACNCNLHARRCRFNMELYKLSGRKSGGVCMNCRHNTAGRHCHYCKEGFYRDMARPITHRRACKACDCHPVGAAGKTCNQTTGQCPCKDGVTGITCNRCAKGYQQSRSPVAPCIKIPVVNPTAVVSSTEEPADCDSYCKPVKGNLKINMKKYCKKDYAVQVNVLDMQTVGDWAKFSVNVMSVYKSRGEPLKRGDNILWVHMKDLACKCPKIQMSKRFLVMGGSDSGAASPGTGTGTGPGVGPGGGASSNPGAERVGLLADKNSLVIQWRDVWTRRLRKFQRKEKKGKCGKA, encoded by the exons ATGAGGGAACCCTGGACGTACCTGCTGTGCATGTGTCTCCTGGCATGTTCAGCATCCTCACACAATTCCAACAACCCCTTCGCGGGGCAGCAGACACCCACAGATCCTTGCTACGACGACGCCGGGGCAGCCCGCCGCTGCATCCCCGAGTTTATCAATGCAGCTTTTGGCAAAGAAGTGACTGTTTCCAGCACGTGCGGCCGCCCGCCATCCCGCTCGTGCAGCGTGGTGGAACGCGGCGACGACCGGCCTTCGGTGCGGGCGTGCCAAATCTGCGACGCCGCCGACCCCCGTCGCTCCCACCCGGCTTCCTACCTCACCGATCTCAACTCGGCTCACAACGTGACTTGCTGGCAGTCGGAAAACCTCAACACCTCGCCGTACAATGTGACTCTGACTCTTTCCCTGGGGAAGAAGTTTGAGATCACCTACGTGAGCTTGCAGTTCTGCTCGCCCAGGCCTGAGTCgctggccatctacaagagCATGGACTACGGCAAAACATGGATGCCTTACCAGTACTACTCGTCGCAATGTCGGCGCGTGTACAATCGGCCCAACAAAGCCGCCATTACCAAGCAGAACGAACAAGAAGCTCTATGTACTGACGGCCACACTGACCTCTACCCACTCTCCGGAGGACTCATTGCCTTCAGTACTTTGGACGGACGACCATCTGGCAAGGATTTTGACAACAGCCCGGTCCTTCAGGACTGGGTGACTGTCACTGATATTCGGGTGGTCTTCACCCGTCCCCAGCAGTCCCGGGAACTGGCACTGCCCGCTGGAGGCAATGGCGGTGGAGGGCGAGACGAAGACCCCTTGGCGGTCACCTCCACCTTGCCGGCGTACTTCTATGCGGTAGGCGATTTCCAGGTGGGCGGAAGGTGCAAGTGTAACGGCCACGGGTCCCGCTGCCTGAAAGACAAGGAGGGCAAACTGGTGTGTGACTGCAAACACAACACGGAAGGACCCGAATGTGACCGCTGTAAACCCTTTCATTACGACCGGCCGTGGCAGAGAGCTAGTGCCCGCGAGGCCAACGAGTGTCTAG CGTGTAACTGCAATCTGCACGCCCGGCGCTGTCGCTTCAACATGGAGTTATACAAGCTCTCTGGGAGGAAGAGTGGAGGGGTGTGCATGAACTGCCGTCACAACACCGCCGGTCGCCACTGCCACTACTGCAAGGAGGGTTTTTACCGAGACATGGCCCGACCTATCACTCACCGAAGGGCTTGCAAAG CCTGTGACTGCCACCCTGTCGGAGCAGCGGGTAAGACATGCAACCAGACCACAGGTCAGTGCCCCTGCAAGGATGGTGTCACCGGCATCACCTGTAATCGCTGCGCCAAAGGCTACCAACAGAGTCGATCCCCCGTTGCCCCCTGCATCA AGATCCCGGTGGTGAACCCCACAGCCGTGGTGAGCAGCACAGAGGAGCCAGCAG ACTGTGATTCCTACTGCAAACCAGTGAAGGGGAACCTGAAGATTAATATGAAGAAATATTGTAAAAAGGATTACG CGGTGCAAGTGAACGTGCTGGACATGCAGACGGTGGGTGACTGGGCCAAGTTTTCCGTCAACGTCATGTCGGTGTACAAGAGTCGTGGCGAGCCCTTAAAGCGTGGGGACAACATCCTGTGGGTGCACATGAAGGACCTGGCCTGCAAATGTCCCAAGATCCAGATGAGCAAGCGCTTCCTGGTTATGGGTGGTAGCGACAGCGGCGCCGCCAGCCCAGGGACGGGAACGGGAACGGGGCCGGGGGTCGGGCCTGGCGGGGGAGCTTCCTCCAACCCCGGGGCGGAACGCGTGGGCCTGCTGGCTGATAAGAACAGCTTGGTGATCCAGTGGAGGGACGTTTGGACAAGACGACTGAGGAAGTTCCAGCGCAAAGAGAAGAAGGGGAAGTGCGGCAAAGCATGA